In Helianthus annuus cultivar XRQ/B chromosome 8, HanXRQr2.0-SUNRISE, whole genome shotgun sequence, a single genomic region encodes these proteins:
- the LOC110889038 gene encoding actin-depolymerizing factor 1 yields MASQTYTFFSIGALDFLHHSPPEFMANAASGMAVHDECKLKFMDLKAKRTHRFIIYKIEEKQKQVMVEKFGEPAQTYDEFTACLPDNECRYAVFDYDFLTPEGVQKSRIFFIAWSPDTARVRNKMIYASSKDRFKRELDGIQVELQATDASEMGLDVIKSRAN; encoded by the exons ATGGCTTCTCAAACCTACACATTTTTCTCAATCGGAGCCCTAGATTTTCTGCATCACTCTCCTCCTGAATTCATG GCCAATGCAGCATCAGGGATGGCTGTGCACGATGAGTGCAAGCTAAAGTTTATGGACTTGAAGGCAAAAAGGACCCATCGCTTCATCATTTACAAGATTGAAGAGAAGCAGAAGCAGGTAATGGTGGAAAAGTTCGGAGAACCAGCTCAGACCTATGATGAATTCACCGCATGCCTTCCTGATAATGAGTGCCGATATGCTGTGTTTGATTATGACTTTTTGACCCCAGAAGGTGTCCAAAAGAGCAGGATTTTCTTCATTGCAtg GTCACCGGATACTGCACGTGTGAGGAACAAGATGATTTATGCAAGCTCAAAGGACAGGTTCAAGAGAGAGCTTGATGGTATTCAGGTGGAGTTGCAAGCAACCGATGCTAGTGAGATGGGGCTTGACGTTATTAAAAGCCGAGCAAATTGA